The Phycisphaeraceae bacterium genome segment GAGTCCGGCGGCCACATCCAGTCGCCCTGATCGCGCCGCGCCCAGTAGTTGGTCACTGGCCGGTTGAGCATTTCGATGAACCGCGTGGGGATCTGTCCGCCGCCGTTCCAGCGCTCATCGATGATGAGGGCTTCCTTGGCCCGCTGGCCGAGGAACTGGCGCACCAGGTTGGTCTGGCCGTTGATGCCGGTGTCGGGCACGTGGATGTAGCCGACGCGGCCGCCTGTCTTCTCCTCCACGTAGGCGCGGTTCTGCTCCACCCAGGCGCGGTAGCGCAAGCCGGCCTCGCTGGAGGTGGTCGTCACCAGCACGTCGCGGGCCGATTCGTCCTTCGTCGGCTTCTCGCTGATCGTGAGCAGCACGGTGCGATTGGCCTTGCCGACGAACGGCGCCCACGGATCCCTCGATATGTCCATGGGCACGCCGTCCACGGCGAGCAGGTAGTCGCCCACCTTCACGTTGACGCCGTGCTGGCTGAGCGGACCGCGGGCATCGCTGTCCCACGGACCGCCCTGATGAATGCGGGTGATGCGGTACGCGCCGTTCTCCAGCGCGAAGTCGCAGCCGAGCATGCCCACGTTCTCGCTGGGCTGACTCTCCACATCGCCGCCGGAGTAGTAGGCGTGCCCGACGTTGAGTTCCGAGATCATCTCGCTGATCACGTAGGCCACGTCCTCGCGGTTCACGCAGTCGGCCAGCATGGCCTCGTACTGCCTGCGGATCGCCGGCCAGTCCACGCCGTGCATCGTGGGGTCATAGAAGTAGATGCGCTCGAGCCGCCAGGCGTCGGCGAGGATCTGCGCCCACTCGGCCCGGGGATCAATCTCCGCCTTGAGGGCTGAGAGGTTGACCGGCTTGCCCGCCGCCCCGGCGGCGGCGTTGTGGACGGTCAAATTGCCGCCGCGCCCGACGAGAATCTTCTTGCCGTCGGCGGAAAGGTCGAACCCGAAACCGGGGGCGACGGTCTTCTCGCTCTTGTCGTCGGCGTGGATATCGATGATCTTGATCTCCGCGCCGCCGCCACCCGGACCGCCACCGCCCGAGCCCGTGCGCACGTAGAGCAGTTGGTTCTTGTCGTTGACCGCCAGGTTTGAGAACCCGCCCGGCGCCACCTGAATCTGGATGGCCCGCTGCTCGAACCCTTCAAGGTCGATCTTCAGTTCCCTGGAATCATCCTTCTTCGCCTCGGTCCTGGGCTCCTCGCCCGAGTCCTGCGCTCCGCCGCCTGCCGGCGCGGTGCGCGAGCCGGTCATGGTGGCGGAGAAGCCCTCAGCGGAGAGGGATGCCTCAATGGAGCCGTTCTTGATGGTTCCGGCGATTGTGGCGGTCTGTCCCTGATCGGTTGTCACCGTCCCGGAGAACGAACCAGTGGCCTTGTCGAGCTTGCCCGATAGCGTGGCCGTGCCCATCGGAGAGGTCATCGACCCCGACATCGACCCGTCCGCCGCCACCGTGAGCGAGAGCGTGACGGAAACCGGCGCTCCGCCCATCTGCGGGCTGGTCAGCGTGCAACTCCACGAGCCGGAGACGCCGTCATCCGCCGCGATCGCCGCAGGCGCCGCTCCGTTGGACGGCTTGGCGTCGCCGCCTTCCCTGGCCTCGGGCTTTGCGTTGTCGGCCTTGAACGACTCCTCATCATTCTTCGGCGCCCACGGGTTCTTCACGTCGGCGCGCAACGGCACGGCCAGCAGCACCCGCGAGTTGTGGTAGATCCACGTGGTGTCGAGGTCGCTGTACGTTGCGGCGAAGTTGCGCGAACTGGTGAAATACAGCCACTCGCCCTTGCGGTCGAAGGTGGGAAAGGAATCGATGAACATCCCGCTCGTCACCTGGTGCAGTTCACCGGTCGGCACATGGTAGAGATGCACCGCGCTGGTGCGGCCCTCCGTGGACAGCGCGAAGGCGATCCACCGGCTGTCGTGGCTCCATGATGTGCGGTTGCTGGAGAAGTCGAAGGCGAAGGGGTCGGTGGCGATGATCTTCCGTTCACCCGTCTCGACGGTGACAAGGTGCAGGTTGCCCGCCTTGTCGCCGATCAGCACGTGCTTCGAGTCCGGCGACCAGTGCATCGACGTGTAGAACGTCGTGGAGCCGGTGGTCAGCTGCTTCGTTTCTCCCTGTCCATCGGACTGGGTGACGTACAACTCGTACTCATCCGACTTGTCTGAAAAGTACGCGATCCAGCGTCCATCCGGGCTCCAGGCGGGGGAGCGTTCGAACACGCCGCTCGTCCCGGAGAGATTTCGCGTGATGCCGTTCTCGGCGGGGACCGAGAACACCTCGCCCCGCGCCCCCACCGCCACGCGCTTGCCGGTGGGTGAGATGCCCGCCGACTGCACCTGGCCGCTCACATCCACGAGTCTCGGGCGCAGTGTGGGACGATCGCCGGGGATGATCACGTTGACCTGTCGTGACTGCTCATCCCCCAGGTCGAGCAGCCGCAACTGCGAACCGTACTGGTAGACGATCTCGCCACGGTTGTTGCGGCCCGGTCCGATGGAAGGAAACTTCACGTCGAAGTCGGCGTGGCGCGTGACCTGCTTGCGCTGCCCGCTGTCGATGTCGTACACCCAGATGTTCTGGCGATGCTCCGGTCCGTTGTCGCTCAGGTAGTAGACCTTCCGCCCGTGCCACATGGGGATGGTGTCGGTGCCCTCCCAGTCGGTGATCTGCCTGGCCGTGTTGTTCTGCAGGTTGAAGAGCCAGATGTCCGACGCCCAGCCGCCGCGGTAGCGCTTCCAGGTGCGGAAGTCGGTGTTGAAGGGCGTGTACGCAAGGAAGACGCCATCCGGGCTGATCGCCCCCGCCGAGCCGTACGGAATGGGCAGCCGCGTCGGCATGCCGCCCGAGGCGGATACGGTGAAGATCTCCGCGTTGCGCTGATTGCCCGCCAGCCCGTTGCTGGCGAAGAGAATCCTGCCATCGGGCGTCCAGTCTGGCCAGGCCTCGCCAGCCGGGTGATAGGTCACCCGTGTCGGCACGCCGCCCGTGACGGGAATGGTGTACAGGTCGCGCCCCCCGTCGTAGTTGCCCACAAAGACGATGGTCTTTCCATCCGGTGAGAACTTGGGGAACATCTCCGGCCCCGGCGGGCTGGCGAGCGGCGTCGCCATGCCGCCATCGCGCGACACGACCCACAGGTCGTTGGCGTAGACGAAGACGATGTGATCCCCGCTCACATCCGGGTGCCGCAGCATGCCCGCATGGGGCTGAACCTGCCCCAGCGTGGCCGGAGCGGCGAACAGGCCAAGCACCCACGCGGCGGCAACGCAGCCGGTGGAACGACGTCGGACAGCCATCTTCATTCGAGGTCTCTCCAGGGAACAGGGATCACCCCGTTCGGACAGCGTCCGGGCGGGGAGACAGGTTATACCGGCTCGCCCTACGCGGTTTTCAGGGGATGTGGATGATCGCCGAACCGCCCGCGATTACAGAATCCCCGCGAACTCATCAAACCCGCACGCCAGGTTCATGTTCTGGATCGCCTGCGTCGCCGCTCCCTTGAGCAGGTTGTCGATGGTCGCCACCACCACCGCGTCGCGGCCGCTTTCGCTCACCGTCAGCCCGCCGATCTCCACGTGGTGATGCCCGGCGATGTCGCGCACCAGGGGGATGTCGGTGACGAACCGCACCAGCGGCTCGCCGTCGTACGCCGCGTGGTAGCGGGCGGCGAGCGACTCAAACGTCTGCGGCGACACAAGGCGCATCGACACCGTCAGCGTGATGCCGCGGAAGAACGGCGCCACGTGCGGGTGGAAGATCACCGGGCGGCCGAGGTGTCTCGTGACTTCCTTCTCGTGCGTGTGGCCGCTCAGCGAGTAGGGCATCAGGTTGTCGCGCAGCCGCTCCGGGTCGTTGCGCGGCGAGGGTGTGGTGCCCGCACCGGAATACCCCGACACGCCGAATACGTGGGGCGGGCCGTCCAGCAGGTCGATCACGGGCCGCAGGGCCATTTGCATGCCCGTGGCGTAGCAGCCGGGGTTGGCGATGCGTTTCGCGCCGCGGATGCGATCACGAAAGTGCTCGGGCAGCCCGTACACCCAGCGGCCTGTCTCATCGAACCGCCAGTCGGCGGAGAGATCGACGATGACGGGGTCCGGTGGCACAGGCGTCAGTGGCACAGGCGTCTCGCCCGTGATCCTTTGCGCGGCGTCAATTGCCTCCACATACGGCCCCGATTTGCCATTGGGCAGCGCCAGCACGACCACATCAAAACCGCCCGCCGCGATCTGCTGGGGCGAGGCGTCGCCGAACACCAGGTCGCCGACGAAGCCGGGCACGTGGTCCGCCACGCGCCGGCCCAGCAGTTCGCGCGACGTCGCGGCAGCCAAAGAAAAGTGCGGGTGCCCGGCGATGAGGCGAATGAGTTCCGCGCCGGTGTGGCCGCGCGCGCCCACGAGGGCGACGGTGCGGGTGGCGGCGGCGGTCGTCGAACGGGTGAGCATGGCGGTTGATCGTATGTCGCCGGGTAGGATCATCCTCCGCATGCTCCGACTCGCCCCCATCACCCTCGAATCCCACCAAGTCCGCCTCGAACCCCTCTCGCACGGCCACGCGGACGGTCTGCGCGCCGCCGCGTTCGACGGGCGGCTGTGGGAACTGCGATTCACCTGGGTGCCCGAGCCGGAAAACGTGGAGCAGTACATCGACGCCGCGCTCGAAGGCCAGCGGCTCGCCCTGTCCGGCCACACAACCGGCGGCATGCTGCCGTGGGCCGTGCGCGAACTCACCACCGGCGACATCATCGGCTCCACGCGCTACCACGACATCATCCCCGCGGCGCGGCGGGTGGAGATCGGCTACACCTGGTACGCCAGGCGCTGGCAGCGCACGCATGTCAACACCTCGTGCAAACTGCTGCTCCTCACCCACGCGTTCGACACCCTCGGCTGCGGTGTGGTCGGGCTGCGGACCGACATCCTCAACACCACCAGCCAGCGGGCCATCGAGCGGCTGGGCGCGAAGAAGGACGGCGTCATCCGCCACCACGCCGCCCGCAAGGACGGCACCATCCGCGACACCGTGATGTACAGTGTGCTGGCGTCGGAATGGCCGCAGGTGTGTGAGCGGTTGGAGGCGAGAATCGCTCGGCCAGCGGTGTAAAGCGGGCTGATTCCGCGAGCCGAACCGCGCGCTGGCGTGCCGGGAGTGTTCCGGGGGTGTTCCGGGGGTGTTCCGGGTTCCGAGAGCCGACAACGCTACCGCACCACAAACCGCACGTGATCGACCCAGGTGTCGAACGTGAAGGCGAACACCGGCACCACCACGATGTGGCGGATCTGCAGGCGCACGCGGCCGTCGCTGGTCCGCACGTACTTCGCCGCGTCCAGCCCGTTCACGTTGGTGATGACATCCGTCTGACCCACGGCGTAGCTGCCCACCTGCTCGAACAGGCTGGTGTTCCAGTTCTGCAGCATCACCCGCCCGATCCCCGTCTGGTGGCTGATGCGGGTCTCGATGCGCACATCCACCGTGGTGGGGTTCACCGCACTGGTCTGCCCTTCCACGCGCAGGAACATGCTGTGCAGATCGGTGAAGGTCTGCCCGAAGCCGCTCTTCACCCGCATGGCCGCATCATCCGAGGCGTGCAGATCCTCGAACGAGCCGGAGATCAGCGTGCCCCGCGACACCACCGCGTTGATGACCGTGGTGTTGGCGCAGGCGAAGGTCTCCACGGTCACGGCGTCGATGGCCGCCTCCGTCACCGAGTCGTTGGGGTTGTCGGTGGCGCTGAAGCGGATTCGCATCTGGCTGGTGGGCGAAAGGAAGTCCTGCACCCGGAAGCGGTGCGCCTGCCAGCCGTCGAAGTGGCCCACGCTGTCGATGAGCGTCCAGGTCTGGCCGTCATCGTTGGACAGGTGCGTGTCCAGCCGGTCGATGTCGCGGTCATCGTTGGTGAACCAGCGGGCGTAGGAGATGAAGTGGTCGCCCTCGCCCGAGAGGTCGAAGCGCGGCGAGATGAGCCGCGTGGGCCCGCCATCCACGTCGCTGTTGCCGGCCCGGTTGCCGGTGAGGTAGCAGGCGCCGGAGCCGTCGAAGTCGGAGACCGGGTCGCCGCGGCTGCCGTCGCCGGCGGGCACGCCGCGCTCCCAGGCGCCGTCGGTCAGGTTCTCGTTGACCACGGTCCAGCCCTGGTCGGTCTGGAAGTCGTCGCTGAAGACCAGCCCCACCACGGCCCAGGCGTCGGCGGAGAAGAAGGAGCCGGGGGCGTTGAGGGGCGCGAAGTCGAAATCGCCCGCCACGGTGCGCCCGCGGAAGTAGTACTCCACCCTCTGGCCGCAGGGGACGGGCGGCAGAACGGCCTCGAAGCGGTCGCCGCCCAGGTGGGTCATCTGCGTGGACTGGAACTCGCCGCTCCCGATGCGCGAGAAGACGCGCACCCGCGCCGGGTCAAGAACGGCCCCGTTGACGGCCTTGACCTCCACCTCGATGGGCGTGGGCGTGTCGGAGGCGATGATGTCGGGAAGCCCGTTGGGATACGTAAACTCGATTCGGCGCGCCAGCCGCTCGGCAAGCACATCAATGGCGGGCACGATCTCCTCGCCGTTGGGGATGATCTGGTCGGGTGGGAGCACGAAGCCAAACTGCCCGGTGTCACGCAGCTCGAAGGTGAAGCCGATGATGCCGCGCTCGCCGTAGGCGTAGTCGGGCGCGATGCCGGACGCGATGTACAGCGTGCTGGCGGCGGGACCGTGGACGTACGTCCGTCCATGCACGGCCCGGATGGCCTCCTGCATCTGCGCCCCGAGTTGCTGGAACAGGGCGTGATCGGGCGGCAGCTCGGTCTTGTACCCCCACGGCGCCAGCAGGAGCTGGCTGTAGGAGTGGATGTCGAGGTGGGTCTTGAGATGGGGGTTGGCCAGGATGAAATCACGCATCGCGGTGGATTCCGGCTCGGAGAAGGGCGCCGGGCCGCGGTAGGTGTCGCTGCCGGGGTTGCCGGAGGAACCATCATTCCCGCCCCAGCCGAAGCTCCAGTTGCGGTTCAGGTCCACGCCGAACGTCCCGCCCCCGTTGTCGCGACGGTTCTTGCGCCACATGCGGTTGGTGGTCCAGGTGTAGACGTAGCCGTCCGGGTTGACGATGGGCACGATGACGAACTCGACCCGATCGACGAGTCGTTGCACGACGGCGTCGGTCTGATAGGTGCGGATGAGCCGGTCGGCGAGGTACATGGGCACCATCACCGCGATCCACTCGCGGGCGTGCTGGCAGCCCTGGATCAGGAAGCCGGGCTTGTTCTGCCCGGCGCCCGCGATGCGGAGGCCGCGAATGGGCCGACCCTCAAGCGAGGTGCCGACCTGAAAGGTCTGCGCGATACCCGGTTCGAGAGCCGCCAGTTCATCGAGGTAGGCGTTCACCTCGTCGTAGGTCTTGTAGGCGGTGAACCAGCCGCCATCGGGGTTGAGAGGGTTGGCCCCCCCGCCCCCTCTGTTCCCCCCGAGGCCGCCTCGCTCCAGGTCGATGAGAACCTGTACGTCATCAATGAGAATCTGGTAGGGGATGCCGCTGCGCTGGAGGTCATCCATCCGCTCGGGCGGGATACGGAAGTCCACCGTGCCCAGCCCGATGGCTTCGCTCCACACGTCCGGGCTGATCTCGAGCATGCGGTCGAGTTGGCGGCGACTGGTGAGCGTGGTGCGGACGACCTTGTGCCCGTCGAAACGCTGCGGCTCATCCTGGGCGAATGCCGGCGCCGGAGCGCCTGCTGACACAACCAGCAGCACGAAAGCGGCAAGACAGCCGATCAGACGGTTCATGGAGTGCTCCACGCAATGGGATGGCGCGCAGGTGACGCGGCTTGCCCAGTGTACCTCAAGTCCACGGAATCGTGCGTGGTGAATTGGAAGAGGCCGAATCACGACCCGCCCTGTGAAGACGGGCAAGATGGCCGGATGTTCTGTAACCAATCCCGCAAAGCGCGCAAAGAAGGGGGCGCACCGGGTGCGGATTCCGAGTATGGTGTCGTGGAGGGACGCGGGGTTGTGGGTGGGGCGTTGGGACAGGGGCGTGCGGGGGTCGGGGGCGGGGGAGCGGTTCATTCCTGGCCCACCAGATGAGAGAGAGACCGGAGGCGTTTCATGCATCGACGACGATCCCTGACCGTCGCGGCGACCCTGCTGGCGATGGTTCCCGCGTTCACCTTCTCCGCCCAGATGATCGGCTCGGACTCCCGTCTGACCGACCTGATGAACGAGGCCCCGGGGGTGCGGTTCTATCACCACGAGGACGGCAAGCTCGGCCTGGTGTACGGGGTGCCTCTCGCAACCGGACGGAACCCGCTGGAAAGCGCTGATCGCTTCGTGGCGCGGCATGGCGCCCTGCCTGGCTTTGACATCGGTGATCTCGTCATGGCGCCGAAGGCGGATGGGATCGACCCCATTCAACCGGTCATGTTCGAGCATGATCGCGGCACGTTCAAGTTCACCGCGATCAACTACGGCCAGTTTCGACGGGGGATTCCCGTCTTCCGCAGCGGGCTGGTCGTACTGGTTCGCAACGAGGCCGACTACCCGGTCGTCATGGGCAACTATGGTCTGCGCGATCTGCGCGGATTCGACCCAGGCAATCAGGTCGGCGGCATGGCCGGTGACGAAGGCAACGGCCAGGTCAACGCGCAGCGCGTGACGCAGCGGATGCTCCGCAACGCCAGGCGCGTGCTGGGCTTCGAGGGTC includes the following:
- a CDS encoding N-acetyl-gamma-glutamyl-phosphate reductase, whose translation is MLTRSTTAAATRTVALVGARGHTGAELIRLIAGHPHFSLAAATSRELLGRRVADHVPGFVGDLVFGDASPQQIAAGGFDVVVLALPNGKSGPYVEAIDAAQRITGETPVPLTPVPPDPVIVDLSADWRFDETGRWVYGLPEHFRDRIRGAKRIANPGCYATGMQMALRPVIDLLDGPPHVFGVSGYSGAGTTPSPRNDPERLRDNLMPYSLSGHTHEKEVTRHLGRPVIFHPHVAPFFRGITLTVSMRLVSPQTFESLAARYHAAYDGEPLVRFVTDIPLVRDIAGHHHVEIGGLTVSESGRDAVVVATIDNLLKGAATQAIQNMNLACGFDEFAGIL
- a CDS encoding PD40 domain-containing protein, with the protein product MKMAVRRRSTGCVAAAWVLGLFAAPATLGQVQPHAGMLRHPDVSGDHIVFVYANDLWVVSRDGGMATPLASPPGPEMFPKFSPDGKTIVFVGNYDGGRDLYTIPVTGGVPTRVTYHPAGEAWPDWTPDGRILFASNGLAGNQRNAEIFTVSASGGMPTRLPIPYGSAGAISPDGVFLAYTPFNTDFRTWKRYRGGWASDIWLFNLQNNTARQITDWEGTDTIPMWHGRKVYYLSDNGPEHRQNIWVYDIDSGQRKQVTRHADFDVKFPSIGPGRNNRGEIVYQYGSQLRLLDLGDEQSRQVNVIIPGDRPTLRPRLVDVSGQVQSAGISPTGKRVAVGARGEVFSVPAENGITRNLSGTSGVFERSPAWSPDGRWIAYFSDKSDEYELYVTQSDGQGETKQLTTGSTTFYTSMHWSPDSKHVLIGDKAGNLHLVTVETGERKIIATDPFAFDFSSNRTSWSHDSRWIAFALSTEGRTSAVHLYHVPTGELHQVTSGMFIDSFPTFDRKGEWLYFTSSRNFAATYSDLDTTWIYHNSRVLLAVPLRADVKNPWAPKNDEESFKADNAKPEAREGGDAKPSNGAAPAAIAADDGVSGSWSCTLTSPQMGGAPVSVTLSLTVAADGSMSGSMTSPMGTATLSGKLDKATGSFSGTVTTDQGQTATIAGTIKNGSIEASLSAEGFSATMTGSRTAPAGGGAQDSGEEPRTEAKKDDSRELKIDLEGFEQRAIQIQVAPGGFSNLAVNDKNQLLYVRTGSGGGGPGGGGAEIKIIDIHADDKSEKTVAPGFGFDLSADGKKILVGRGGNLTVHNAAAGAAGKPVNLSALKAEIDPRAEWAQILADAWRLERIYFYDPTMHGVDWPAIRRQYEAMLADCVNREDVAYVISEMISELNVGHAYYSGGDVESQPSENVGMLGCDFALENGAYRITRIHQGGPWDSDARGPLSQHGVNVKVGDYLLAVDGVPMDISRDPWAPFVGKANRTVLLTISEKPTKDESARDVLVTTTSSEAGLRYRAWVEQNRAYVEEKTGGRVGYIHVPDTGINGQTNLVRQFLGQRAKEALIIDERWNGGGQIPTRFIEMLNRPVTNYWARRDQGDWMWPPDSHQGPKCMLINGPSGSGGDAFPYYFRQAGLGKLIGRRTWGGLVGISGTPGLVDGGGVTAPTFAFYETDGTWGVEGHGVDPDIEVIDDPSRMLNGADPQLDAAIAHMLEELKTRKYVKPARPAYPDRSGMGITEQDK
- a CDS encoding GNAT family N-acetyltransferase encodes the protein MLRLAPITLESHQVRLEPLSHGHADGLRAAAFDGRLWELRFTWVPEPENVEQYIDAALEGQRLALSGHTTGGMLPWAVRELTTGDIIGSTRYHDIIPAARRVEIGYTWYARRWQRTHVNTSCKLLLLTHAFDTLGCGVVGLRTDILNTTSQRAIERLGAKKDGVIRHHAARKDGTIRDTVMYSVLASEWPQVCERLEARIARPAV